The proteins below are encoded in one region of Roseofilum casamattae BLCC-M143:
- a CDS encoding DEAD/DEAH box helicase, protein MTRTPQLTYDRGTLVLHPPPKGKTWVDYATWDDRIEKFRILGIHYRRLLETLWEEQAVFEDKAKGFYPVEFLPALEMTPYAHQIEALQAWRNAQRQGVVVLPTAAGKTYLAQLAMQATPRTTLIVVPTLDLMHQWYAHLTAAFPDVEIGLLGGGSRDRTPVLVATYDSAAIHAEALGSRYGLLICDECHHLPTEFSRAIAEYAIAPYRLGLTATLERADGKHKDLEFLLGQTVYHKTPEELSGKALAKHEVVQIKVKLSQQEKQRYQELIEERNQFLRSQNIFLGSLQGWQNFVRASCRSAEGRRAMLAHREAKAISLSTDSKLRVLQDLLAQHYPERILIFTADNATVYHISQQFLIPAITHQTPVKERHDILTRFRQGEYGSLVASHVLNEGVDVPDARIAIILSGTASKREYIQRLGRVLRKGSQKDKQAILYEVIAEDTAEERTSQRRRGEEKRPEKPSKPASPGSLTPLRLIYDNEKSLSPGTQRAAESSSSYSTEEKEEDDNEI, encoded by the coding sequence ATGACTCGAACTCCTCAGTTAACTTACGATCGCGGTACGCTGGTGTTGCATCCTCCACCCAAAGGCAAGACTTGGGTTGATTATGCCACTTGGGATGACCGAATTGAGAAGTTTCGTATCCTCGGTATTCATTATCGCCGTTTGCTGGAAACCTTGTGGGAGGAGCAAGCGGTATTTGAGGATAAGGCAAAGGGATTTTATCCGGTGGAGTTCTTACCCGCCTTAGAAATGACTCCCTATGCCCACCAGATTGAGGCGCTACAGGCGTGGCGCAATGCCCAAAGGCAGGGGGTCGTGGTCTTGCCAACGGCGGCAGGAAAGACCTATTTAGCCCAGCTCGCCATGCAAGCGACACCGCGCACGACGCTGATTGTGGTTCCGACGTTAGATTTAATGCATCAGTGGTACGCGCATTTAACGGCGGCGTTTCCGGATGTGGAGATAGGATTATTGGGAGGAGGATCCCGCGATCGCACTCCAGTCCTGGTTGCGACCTACGACAGCGCTGCCATTCATGCAGAAGCCTTGGGGTCGCGCTACGGTCTGCTCATTTGCGACGAGTGCCATCATTTACCAACGGAATTTAGTCGCGCCATTGCCGAATATGCGATCGCGCCCTATCGTTTGGGATTAACCGCCACTTTAGAGCGCGCTGACGGAAAACATAAAGATTTGGAATTTTTGTTGGGACAAACCGTTTATCATAAAACGCCGGAAGAGTTATCGGGAAAAGCCTTAGCCAAGCATGAGGTCGTACAAATCAAAGTTAAGTTATCGCAACAGGAAAAACAGCGCTACCAGGAATTAATCGAAGAACGCAATCAGTTTCTGCGATCGCAAAATATTTTCCTCGGTTCTCTACAAGGATGGCAGAATTTCGTGCGCGCCAGTTGTCGTTCTGCGGAAGGACGCCGAGCCATGTTGGCACACCGGGAAGCCAAAGCCATTTCTCTGTCTACCGATAGTAAATTGCGCGTCCTACAAGACTTACTCGCACAACATTATCCGGAACGAATCTTAATTTTCACTGCCGATAATGCCACCGTTTATCACATCTCACAACAGTTCCTCATTCCAGCCATTACACACCAAACTCCGGTGAAAGAACGCCACGATATTCTGACTCGGTTTCGTCAAGGAGAATACGGGAGTTTGGTTGCGTCCCATGTCCTAAACGAAGGCGTTGATGTTCCCGATGCTCGCATTGCCATTATCCTTTCCGGGACTGCCTCCAAGCGCGAATACATTCAACGGTTGGGTAGAGTATTGCGCAAAGGTTCGCAGAAAGACAAACAAGCAATTTTATATGAAGTCATTGCCGAAGATACGGCAGAAGAGCGGACATCCCAGCGTCGGCGCGGAGAAGAAAAACGTCCCGAGAAACCATCGAAACCCGCATCTCCCGGCTCTCTAACTCCTTTGCGCTTAATTTACGACAACGAAAAATCTTTATCTCCCGGTACTCAACGAGCGGCGGAGTCTTCTTCCTCTTATTCGACGGAAGAGAAGGAAGAAGACGATAATGAGATCTAG